The following proteins come from a genomic window of Bacillota bacterium:
- the alr gene encoding alanine racemase: MRPTWVEVERATLRHNARLLARRAAPRRWWAVVKANGYGHGAREVARVAAEEGALGLCVATPGEALELRQAGLELPVLLLGWAPPEAVEALVEADVRLTVFDRHGAELAARAARRLGRSARLHLKVDTGMTRLGFDAASGPERLAASAEEAARTASLEGVEVEGAYTHLASAESDPEYSRWQVGLFRSFLLALAERGVRPPRLHVGNTGGLLHVPEAADFDYRVGIGLYGYDPAGGNRGLAAGLRPALRWRAKVAQVREVPAGRRVSYGGTFVTARPSRLATLPVGYADGLHRALSGRGQVLVHGRRAPLAGRVCMDQVVVDVTDVPRVEPGDVVTLIGEDGRERLTADDMAEAAGTISYEVLTSISARVPRRWIGEER, translated from the coding sequence ATGCGCCCCACGTGGGTGGAGGTGGAGCGGGCCACCCTGCGCCACAACGCGCGCCTGCTGGCGCGGCGGGCGGCGCCGCGGCGCTGGTGGGCGGTGGTCAAGGCCAACGGGTACGGCCACGGGGCGCGCGAGGTGGCGCGGGTGGCCGCCGAGGAGGGCGCCCTGGGCCTCTGTGTCGCCACCCCGGGCGAGGCGCTGGAGCTGCGCCAGGCGGGGTTGGAGCTGCCGGTCCTCCTCCTGGGCTGGGCGCCGCCGGAGGCGGTGGAGGCGCTGGTGGAGGCGGACGTCCGCCTGACCGTCTTCGACCGGCACGGGGCGGAGCTGGCCGCGCGGGCGGCGCGCCGCCTGGGCCGGAGTGCCCGCCTCCACCTGAAGGTGGACACCGGCATGACGCGCCTGGGCTTCGACGCCGCCAGCGGCCCGGAGCGGCTGGCGGCCAGCGCCGAGGAAGCGGCCCGGACCGCCTCCCTGGAGGGGGTGGAGGTGGAGGGCGCCTACACCCACCTCGCCTCCGCGGAGTCGGATCCGGAGTACAGCCGCTGGCAGGTGGGGCTCTTCCGGAGCTTCCTCCTGGCGCTGGCGGAGCGGGGCGTGCGCCCGCCGCGGCTCCACGTGGGGAACACGGGCGGGCTCCTCCACGTGCCGGAGGCGGCGGACTTCGACTACCGCGTGGGGATCGGCCTCTACGGCTACGACCCGGCCGGGGGCAACCGGGGCCTGGCGGCCGGGCTCCGGCCCGCGCTCCGCTGGCGGGCGAAGGTGGCCCAGGTGCGCGAGGTGCCGGCGGGGCGGCGCGTCAGCTACGGAGGCACCTTCGTCACCGCGCGGCCGAGCCGCCTGGCGACGCTCCCCGTCGGCTACGCCGACGGGCTCCACCGGGCGCTCTCGGGGCGCGGCCAGGTGCTGGTCCACGGGCGGCGGGCGCCGCTGGCCGGCCGCGTCTGCATGGACCAGGTGGTGGTGGACGTGACCGACGTGCCGCGCGTGGAGCCCGGCGACGTGGTGACGCTGATCGGCGAGGACGGGCGGGAGCGGCTGACCGCCGACGACATGGCGGAGGCGGCGGGGACCATCAGCTACGAGGTGCTCACCTCCATCTCGGCGCGGGTGCCGCGCCGCTGGATCGGCGAGGAGCGCTAG